tttcgTTAGAATTTTTAGTGCTGCAAAACAAGATATCGCACGTCTTTTAGCTAATAGGCGTGCATGTATTTTAAGATTTCCATCTTCCACAGGCTTATGCTTGCGAAGAGATTTAATAAATCTTCAGTGGAGAAACGTTGAAACTGGTAGAATGAATTCCAGTACTTTCCTGGAAAGAATGATTACCAAACATGATCAATATTATCatgatttaatattgaatttcAGATTAATGATCGATGAGCAACAACTCATAAATGGTGAgatattgttaaaattttgttgtctacaaattaaagtttcattttcgcttaataaaaaatttttttttacaggacTTAATCTTCACCGATTAGCAGAAAACAATAATGCCGCTGCTAGGATTCAAAATAATCGATTGACACGTGCTGTCTGCTACACTAATCAAATAGAGATTATTTGTTCACTATGTTTTCATGTTATGATGTGTGCAAAATGTGCAGAAGGTATAAGACGAGCTGCAGAAAATCGTCGCATACTTTGTCCCTTTTGCAACCTCAGAGCTGAGTTCTAAGATTTCATATTTAAGGCTAATAAcgatatttgttattaaaataaataatagtttgtatcttttaaagaatattcgtattaatttcaattatttaaaccattgcataatagtatattacactacaagggCCGAAAGTTGAATTTTCGGCCCTGCGTGTCATGATGCGCAATACCGAGATTCCAACTTTTGGCCCGTATAGTTTATACGATTTTTCTTCCTAGCCGGTTGGAAGTACGTTattgaatttacttttttcaacTTTAAGTGTTGATAAGTATGTTTTTGATGCCTGTCCCGACATTTGTGGTACGAGCATAGCGAGTGCTGCTAATCGTGGGGTCAGGCATCAAATACATCCAAAGAGTCAAGCCtggtcatattttttataaataaaataatttcatttcatcaaagatgtatttatttttattagtttaacaAATTATAGTagttatcataaaatttataaaacaagaCATATTATAAGCTAAAAAACTCTTATGgcgttttttttatcgttttcattttcacttaaatgatcaaaattattaataatatttaataataattttactggGTTATTGAATTGACTTTAATAATACTTCAATATTAAACTAATAGACGATAAAATAAcatcgataattatttttaaggttAGAGGTAGCAACAGAAATGACAGCGGTTAACAAGTTGTTATAGCGACAGATGAAATAGTCCCTAGTGTAATTACGCATGAGAAATTCTTTCCTCCCGCCGTTACAGAGGACGTGCGTGTACTTTTTCCAGGGAGCAAATGTTAAACTTTCATCCCTGCTATTAGGGACGAAAGTACGTACTTTCGACCGAGGTAtgcagaaaaatatattttaatttagctGTGAAGGCTCGACCGTACCTAACGAAATctcgaatttaagaattctaattactttttgaatatttgtgggactcggatgatgaaaatcttccgagGAAGTTCGCCTTCTGCTTTTAGACGGAAGGTAAGAAAAATgctgttatgataattatttattaaataattagaattcttaaattcgaaatttcgttaggtgcggcccagccttaaggggttaggggtagtcagaattttcaaaaaatcgatttttttttttttgcattttcttaaagtataatattttaaaaatattgtgtgaaaatttgaagtgaatccgacaaattcttttcgagttatttaacaatgaccaaaggacgctcgggtgctacgtggcattcgagagcaggtagctagaaacagctgcaagcaaccgacctttcgggtttcattgtcatgaatatctccccattttaatgtatttattattatatatatatatatatatatatatatatatatatatatatatatatatatatatatatataggatatataaatatatatatccttctatatatatatatatccttctacatatattcacaatttgtaggtagtacaagaactgaaaaataatttttggttgccagtatacctgtagtcgttgcactgatcagtcgatagttttgtgataaattatttctcaagtgaattaaattattaaccatgggacgtgattctagaaaggtttcaagagaacttcggagttctgaaaaaattaataagtcgcgttcagtcaaaagaaagaatgtttttaatccgaaaacagccgaacgtgatgaaagtattcagagtacatcttctaaaaaattaaaacaaaacactgaagatgatgtacctgaagacagcagtactgaatttcgaataataaattttattcaggtattcactgcaatttctgctcttataaaatgtaaaaaatgtgatggaaatgtagtgtttcaaacagcaagtacacgtgggctgggattcaaaattgtagttgcatgtaataactgtggaaatgaatatattccttcctgttgaaaatatgaaatctgctataatggcaaccttttatcactacggctcgagtgatgaaaaaccgaatcatgatatgtgtccaaaaggcgaagaatcttggtgctcttaccagcgcgctgaagcaagaggagagcttgataccttttctcacgattattctcctttaccttctgatgttttaaaagctatcaagcctatatacgaagatcttagtaatgaaaatttactttcaagatgtgtaggtggattcaatcagaataataatgaaagctttaaccaactagtatggaaaatatgcccaaaaacggtaaatactagttttactatcgtacaaatagctgcatacgttgctatgtgtatatttaatgagggtataaattcattattagtcttgatgaatacactaggacttaattgtgggcctaattctcatcggtatgcagaaagaatggatgctgcacgtatcaaagtagcagataagcgcgctaatgataacacccgagaaggtcgattgcaacgtaggcaccagcaaatcgatattttggaagctgctatgtcggctgaagagctattatatggtccaggaatagatgactcagtgtaagttattaaataattcttataattcgacataaatccatagcaaaactttaaatgcgtttttctcaaaactatgttttctgaactggtgatcactgtaacttaaaaactgctcggtagatttcaataaaatttattgtacttttgaaatacattaaaaactcgtgcctgatcgaaggatttttttttttttcaaaaatttcgatttttttttaacaataaactgtcggtttttttctcgaaaatttgaaaaaaatttcctgaggccgccattttgttaatttcgaaaaaaaaaaaaaaagcttcgatcaggcacaagattatctattaataaaactaatttttcttgtccgattgattttagatgaatctccaaggacttatgat
This window of the Microplitis mediator isolate UGA2020A chromosome 8, iyMicMedi2.1, whole genome shotgun sequence genome carries:
- the LOC130673002 gene encoding uncharacterized protein LOC130673002 isoform X1, with translation MNIFLPVENMKSAIMATFYHYGSSDEKPNHDMCPKGEESWCSYQRAEARGELDTFSHDYSPLPSDVLKAIKPIYEDLSNENLLSRCVGGFNQNNNESFNQLVWKICPKTVNTSFTIVQIAAYVAMCIFNEGINSLLVLMNTLGLNCGPNSHRYAERMDAARIKVADKRANDNTREGRLQRRHQQIDILEAAMSAEELLYGPGIDDSV
- the LOC130673002 gene encoding uncharacterized protein LOC130673002 isoform X2, which codes for MENMPKNVLMNTLGLNCGPNSHRYAERMDAARIKVADKRANDNTREGRLQRRHQQIDILEAAMSAEELLYGPGIDDSV